One window of the Amycolatopsis mediterranei genome contains the following:
- the rpsC gene encoding 30S ribosomal protein S3, with protein MGQKINPHGFRLGITTDWKSRWYADKQYAEYVAEDVKIRKLLATGMERAGISKVEIERTRDRVRVDIHTARPGIVIGRRGAEADRIRGALEKLTKKQVQLNILEVKNPEADAQLVAQAVAEQLSNRVAFRRAMRKAIQTSMRSPQVKGIRVQCGGRLGGAEMSRSEHYRDGRVPLHTLRADIDYGFFEAKTTFGRIGVKVWIYKGELVGGLKAREARDAAERAPRGGRDRDRSDRPSRPRRSGASGTTATSTEAGRAAAAATTEAPAAPATETAEKTEG; from the coding sequence GTGGGCCAGAAGATCAACCCGCACGGTTTCCGCCTGGGTATCACCACGGACTGGAAGTCGCGCTGGTACGCCGACAAGCAGTACGCCGAGTACGTGGCCGAGGACGTCAAGATCCGCAAGCTCCTCGCCACGGGCATGGAGCGCGCCGGGATCTCCAAGGTCGAGATCGAGCGCACCCGTGACCGCGTCCGCGTGGACATCCACACCGCCCGGCCGGGCATCGTCATCGGCCGCCGCGGCGCGGAGGCCGACCGGATCCGCGGCGCGCTGGAGAAGCTGACCAAGAAGCAGGTCCAGCTGAACATCCTCGAGGTCAAGAACCCCGAGGCCGACGCCCAGCTGGTCGCCCAGGCGGTCGCGGAGCAGCTCTCCAACCGGGTGGCGTTCCGCCGCGCGATGCGGAAGGCGATCCAGACCTCCATGCGCTCGCCGCAGGTCAAGGGCATCCGCGTGCAGTGCGGCGGTCGTCTCGGCGGTGCCGAGATGTCCCGCTCCGAGCACTACCGCGATGGCCGCGTCCCGCTGCACACGCTGCGCGCCGACATCGACTACGGCTTCTTCGAGGCCAAGACGACGTTCGGTCGCATCGGCGTCAAGGTGTGGATCTACAAGGGTGAGCTCGTCGGTGGCCTGAAGGCCCGCGAAGCCCGCGACGCCGCCGAGCGCGCGCCGCGCGGTGGTCGCGACCGTGACCGCAGCGACCGGCCGTCCCGTCCGCGTCGTTCCGGCGCCTCGGGCACGACCGCCACCTCGACCGAAGCCGGTCGCGCCGCCGCTGCGGCCACGACCGAGGCCCCGGCGGCTCCGGCCACCGAGACCGCAGAAAAGACGGAGGGCTGA
- the rplP gene encoding 50S ribosomal protein L16 produces the protein MLIPRRVKHRKQHSPKRHGAAKGGTKVSFGEYGIQALEHSYVTNRQIESARIAMTRHIKRGGKVWTTIYPDRPLTKKPAETRMGSGKGSPEWWIANVKPGRVMFEISFPNEETAREALRRAIHKLPMKCRIVTREGGEF, from the coding sequence GTGCTCATCCCGCGCAGGGTCAAGCACCGGAAGCAGCACTCCCCGAAGCGCCACGGCGCCGCCAAGGGTGGCACGAAGGTCAGCTTCGGCGAGTACGGCATCCAGGCGCTTGAGCACAGCTACGTGACGAACCGGCAGATCGAGTCCGCTCGTATCGCCATGACCCGTCACATCAAGCGTGGTGGCAAGGTGTGGACGACGATCTACCCGGACCGCCCGCTGACCAAGAAGCCGGCCGAGACCCGGATGGGTTCCGGTAAGGGTTCGCCCGAGTGGTGGATCGCCAACGTGAAGCCGGGTCGCGTGATGTTCGAGATCTCGTTCCCGAACGAGGAGACGGCTCGCGAGGCGCTGCGCCGCGCGATCCACAAGCTGCCCATGAAGTGCCGCATCGTGACCCGTGAAGGTGGTGAGTTCTGA
- the rpmC gene encoding 50S ribosomal protein L29 — protein sequence MANAGAAQASELRELTAEELVLRLKEYKEELFNLRFQMATGQLDNNRRLRTVRTDIARIYTVMRERELGLSVAPDAESEGAA from the coding sequence ATGGCTAACGCAGGTGCCGCACAGGCATCGGAGCTGCGTGAGCTCACCGCGGAAGAGCTCGTCCTGCGTCTGAAGGAATACAAGGAGGAGCTGTTCAACCTCCGCTTCCAGATGGCGACCGGGCAGCTCGACAACAACCGCCGTCTGCGCACCGTCCGCACGGACATCGCGCGGATCTACACGGTCATGCGCGAGCGCGAACTCGGCCTGTCCGTTGCCCCCGACGCCGAGAGTGAAGGTGCCGCATGA
- the rpsQ gene encoding 30S ribosomal protein S17: MSEPTTETPARNDRKVREGYVVSDKMNKTIVVELEDRKKHPRYSKVVRSTTKVKVHDENNEAGVGDRVTLMETRPLSATKRWRLVQIVEKAK, translated from the coding sequence ATGAGCGAGCCCACCACCGAGACGCCGGCCCGGAACGACCGTAAGGTCCGCGAGGGCTACGTCGTCTCGGACAAGATGAACAAGACGATCGTGGTCGAGCTTGAGGACCGCAAGAAGCACCCCCGTTACTCGAAGGTCGTCCGCTCCACCACCAAGGTGAAGGTGCACGACGAGAACAACGAGGCGGGCGTGGGCGACCGGGTCACCCTGATGGAGACCCGCCCGCTGTCGGCGACGAAGCGGTGGCGCCTGGTGCAGATCGTGGAGAAGGCCAAGTAA
- the rplN gene encoding 50S ribosomal protein L14, with protein sequence MIQQESRLRVADNTGAKEILCIRVLGGSGRRYAGIGDIIVATVKDAIPAAGVKKGDVVKAVIVRTVKERRRPDGSYIRFDENAAVLIKNDNEPRGTRIFGPVGRELRDRKFMKIISLAPEVL encoded by the coding sequence GTGATCCAGCAGGAGTCGCGGCTTCGGGTAGCCGACAACACGGGTGCGAAGGAAATCCTCTGCATCCGCGTTCTCGGTGGCTCCGGGCGGCGCTACGCCGGCATCGGCGACATCATCGTCGCCACCGTGAAGGACGCCATCCCGGCTGCCGGGGTGAAGAAGGGCGACGTCGTCAAGGCCGTCATCGTCCGCACGGTCAAGGAGCGCCGTCGTCCGGACGGTTCCTACATCCGGTTCGACGAGAACGCCGCCGTGCTCATCAAGAACGACAACGAGCCCCGCGGCACCCGCATCTTCGGCCCGGTGGGCCGTGAGCTGCGCGACCGAAAGTTCATGAAGATCATTTCGCTCGCGCCGGAGGTGCTGTGA
- the rplX gene encoding 50S ribosomal protein L24 → MKVKKGDTVVVIAGKDKGAKGKVIQAYPERERVLVEGVNRIKKHTRISQTQRGAQSGGIVTQEAPIHVSNVMVVDSDGKPARVGYRIGEDGKKVRISRRNGKDI, encoded by the coding sequence ATGAAGGTGAAGAAGGGCGACACGGTCGTCGTCATCGCCGGCAAGGACAAGGGCGCCAAGGGCAAGGTCATCCAGGCTTACCCGGAGCGCGAGCGCGTGCTGGTCGAGGGCGTGAACCGGATCAAGAAGCACACGCGGATCAGCCAGACCCAGCGCGGCGCGCAGTCCGGCGGCATCGTCACGCAGGAGGCGCCCATCCACGTCTCGAACGTGATGGTCGTCGACTCGGACGGCAAGCCGGCCCGGGTGGGTTACCGCATCGGCGAGGACGGCAAGAAGGTCCGGATCTCGCGCCGGAACGGTAAGGACATCTGA
- the rplE gene encoding 50S ribosomal protein L5: MTTAEKTSPRLKVRYREEIKGQLQAEFSFANVHQIPGVTKVVVNMGVGDAARDSKLIEGAVKDLALITGQKPEVRKARKSIAQFKLREGQPIGARVTLRGDRMWEFLDRLLTIALPRIRDFRGLSPKQFDGHGNYTFGLNEQSMFHEIDPDSIDRPRGMDVTVVTTATNDDEGRALLRKLGFPFKEN, encoded by the coding sequence ATGACCACCGCAGAGAAGACCTCGCCGCGCCTCAAGGTGCGCTACCGCGAGGAAATCAAGGGCCAGCTGCAGGCTGAGTTCTCCTTCGCCAACGTCCACCAGATCCCGGGCGTGACGAAGGTCGTCGTGAACATGGGCGTCGGCGACGCCGCCCGCGACAGCAAGCTGATCGAGGGCGCGGTCAAGGACCTCGCGCTGATCACCGGCCAGAAGCCGGAAGTCCGGAAGGCCCGCAAGTCCATCGCGCAGTTCAAGCTGCGTGAAGGCCAGCCGATCGGTGCGCGCGTCACGCTGCGCGGCGACCGCATGTGGGAGTTCCTCGACCGGCTGCTGACCATCGCGCTGCCGCGTATCCGCGACTTCCGCGGGCTTTCGCCGAAGCAGTTCGACGGCCACGGCAACTACACCTTCGGTCTCAACGAGCAGTCGATGTTCCACGAGATCGACCCCGACTCCATCGACCGCCCGCGCGGCATGGACGTCACCGTCGTCACGACCGCCACGAACGACGACGAGGGCCGGGCGCTGCTGCGCAAGCTCGGCTTCCCGTTCAAGGAGAACTGA
- a CDS encoding type Z 30S ribosomal protein S14 — translation MAKKALVHKAAKKPKFAVRAYTRCQRCGRPHAVFRKFGLCRICLREMAHAGELPGVRKSSW, via the coding sequence ATGGCCAAGAAAGCACTGGTCCACAAGGCCGCGAAGAAGCCGAAGTTCGCCGTGCGCGCCTACACCCGCTGCCAGCGGTGCGGCCGCCCGCACGCCGTGTTCCGCAAGTTCGGGCTCTGCCGGATCTGCCTTCGCGAGATGGCGCACGCGGGCGAGCTGCCCGGCGTCCGCAAGTCCAGCTGGTAA
- the rpsH gene encoding 30S ribosomal protein S8 — translation MTMTDPIADFLTRLRNANSAYHDEVKLPHSKLKANIAEILKREGYIAGYHDEPGEKHKNLVVELKYGPNRERSIAGLRRVSKPGLRVYAKSTELPSVLGGLGIAIISTSGGLQTDRQAKRNSVGGEVLAYVW, via the coding sequence ATGACGATGACCGACCCCATCGCAGACTTCTTGACGCGTCTGCGCAACGCGAACTCGGCGTACCACGACGAGGTCAAGCTCCCGCACTCGAAGCTCAAGGCGAACATCGCCGAGATCCTCAAGCGCGAGGGCTACATCGCGGGTTACCACGACGAGCCGGGCGAGAAGCACAAGAACCTCGTCGTCGAGCTCAAGTACGGCCCCAACCGTGAGCGGAGCATCGCCGGCCTGCGGCGCGTCTCCAAGCCCGGTCTGCGGGTCTACGCAAAATCGACCGAACTGCCGTCCGTGCTCGGCGGCCTGGGCATCGCGATCATCTCGACGTCCGGTGGCCTGCAGACGGACCGGCAGGCCAAGCGCAACAGCGTGGGCGGCGAAGTCCTCGCCTACGTCTGGTAA
- the rplF gene encoding 50S ribosomal protein L6, whose product MSRIGKLPVAVPSGVEVTIDGQQIKVKGPKGTLEHTVAEPITVERDEDGTLLVKRPDDERTSKALHGLTRTLVNNLVVGVTAGYEKKMEIHGVGYRVQAKGSDLEFALGYSHPVKIEAPEGITFKVETPTRFSVSGIDKQKVGQISAVIRKLRRPDPYKGKGLRYEGEKIRRKVGKTGK is encoded by the coding sequence ATGTCACGCATCGGAAAGCTGCCGGTCGCCGTCCCTTCCGGGGTCGAGGTGACCATCGACGGTCAGCAGATCAAGGTCAAGGGGCCCAAGGGCACCCTCGAGCACACCGTCGCCGAGCCGATCACCGTCGAGCGCGACGAGGACGGCACGCTGCTGGTCAAGCGCCCGGATGACGAGCGCACCAGCAAGGCGCTGCACGGACTCACCCGCACGCTGGTGAACAACCTCGTCGTCGGCGTCACCGCCGGCTACGAGAAGAAGATGGAAATCCACGGCGTGGGTTACCGCGTGCAGGCCAAGGGTTCGGACCTCGAGTTCGCCCTCGGTTACTCGCACCCGGTCAAGATCGAGGCCCCGGAGGGCATCACCTTCAAGGTGGAGACCCCCACCCGGTTCTCGGTCTCGGGCATCGACAAGCAGAAGGTCGGCCAGATCTCGGCCGTCATCCGCAAGCTGCGGCGCCCGGACCCGTACAAGGGCAAGGGCCTGCGCTACGAGGGTGAGAAGATCCGCCGCAAGGTCGGAAAGACGGGTAAGTGA
- the rplR gene encoding 50S ribosomal protein L18, with translation MSDTTTKRKPVGKDISTRRRVAKARRHFRLRKKVSGTEQRPRLVVKRSSRHIAVQVIDDLAGHTLVSASTLEADIRSFDGDKKAKAAKVGELVAARAKNAGISAVVFDRGGNAYHGRIAALADAAREAGLEF, from the coding sequence ATGAGCGACACGACTACGAAGCGCAAGCCGGTGGGCAAGGACATCTCGACCCGCCGCCGCGTCGCGAAGGCCCGTCGGCACTTCCGGCTCCGCAAGAAGGTCTCGGGCACCGAGCAGCGTCCGCGCCTGGTCGTCAAGCGGTCCTCGCGGCACATCGCCGTGCAGGTCATCGACGACCTCGCCGGCCACACGCTGGTGTCGGCGTCCACCCTCGAGGCGGACATCCGGTCGTTCGACGGCGACAAGAAGGCCAAGGCCGCCAAGGTCGGGGAACTCGTCGCGGCGCGGGCCAAGAACGCCGGGATCTCGGCTGTGGTGTTCGACCGTGGGGGCAACGCCTACCACGGCCGCATCGCCGCGCTCGCCGACGCCGCCCGTGAGGCGGGGTTGGAGTTCTGA
- the rpsE gene encoding 30S ribosomal protein S5: MPGRTRQFGGGQGGPGGQGGNDRNERRGGGRDRRDSGRGGAGQDKTPHLEKVVTINRVAKVVKGGRRFSFTALVVVGDGDGQVGVGYGKAKEVPAAIAKGVEEAKKNFFRVPRVGGTIPHPITGEEAAGVVLLRPASAGTGVIAGGPVRAVLECAGVHDVLSKSLGSDNAINIVHATVAALKGLQRPEEVAARRGLPLEDVAPARMLRQRAGQGV, encoded by the coding sequence ATGCCGGGACGTACACGGCAATTCGGCGGCGGACAGGGCGGACCCGGCGGGCAGGGCGGCAACGACCGCAATGAACGTCGCGGTGGCGGCCGGGACCGGCGCGACAGCGGCCGTGGCGGGGCCGGCCAGGACAAGACCCCGCACCTCGAGAAGGTCGTGACGATCAACCGCGTCGCCAAGGTCGTCAAGGGTGGTCGTCGCTTCAGCTTCACCGCCCTGGTGGTCGTCGGCGACGGCGACGGTCAGGTCGGCGTCGGCTACGGCAAGGCCAAGGAAGTTCCCGCGGCGATCGCCAAGGGCGTCGAGGAAGCGAAGAAGAACTTCTTCCGCGTTCCCCGCGTCGGCGGCACCATTCCCCACCCGATCACGGGTGAGGAAGCCGCTGGTGTCGTCCTGCTCCGCCCGGCTTCCGCCGGTACCGGCGTCATCGCCGGTGGCCCGGTGCGTGCCGTGCTGGAGTGCGCGGGTGTCCACGACGTGCTGTCGAAGTCGCTCGGCTCCGACAACGCGATCAACATCGTGCACGCGACCGTGGCGGCCCTGAAGGGTCTGCAGCGTCCCGAAGAGGTCGCGGCCCGCCGCGGTCTCCCGCTCGAGGACGTCGCTCCGGCCCGGATGCTGCGCCAGCGCGCGGGCCAGGGGGTCTGA
- the rpmD gene encoding 50S ribosomal protein L30 — MAQLKVTQVKSKIGTKHAHRESLRTLGLRKIRQSVVRDDTPQVRGLIHTVRHLVEVEEVQA, encoded by the coding sequence ATGGCTCAGCTCAAGGTCACCCAGGTCAAGAGCAAGATCGGCACGAAGCACGCTCACCGCGAGTCGCTGCGCACCCTCGGGCTGCGCAAGATCCGCCAGAGCGTCGTGCGTGATGACACCCCCCAGGTGCGCGGCCTGATCCACACCGTCCGCCACCTGGTGGAGGTCGAGGAGGTCCAGGCATGA
- the rplO gene encoding 50S ribosomal protein L15 — translation MTAIKIHHLRPAPGAKRDKIRVGRGEGSKGKTAGRGTKGTKARKNVPARFEGGQMPIQMRLPKLRGFKNRFRTEYQPVNVGDIARVFPDGGTIGADELVKGGLVRKGKLVKVLGNGDVNGVKLDITADAFSGSAKEKLEAAGGSATTN, via the coding sequence ATGACGGCCATCAAGATCCACCACCTGCGTCCGGCTCCGGGCGCCAAGCGCGACAAGATCCGCGTCGGTCGTGGTGAGGGTTCGAAGGGTAAGACGGCCGGTCGCGGTACGAAGGGCACCAAGGCCCGGAAGAACGTGCCGGCCCGGTTCGAGGGTGGGCAGATGCCCATCCAGATGCGGCTCCCGAAGCTGCGCGGCTTCAAGAACCGCTTCCGCACCGAGTACCAGCCGGTGAACGTGGGCGACATCGCCCGCGTCTTCCCGGACGGCGGCACCATCGGCGCCGACGAGCTGGTCAAGGGCGGTCTGGTCCGCAAGGGCAAGCTGGTGAAGGTGCTCGGCAACGGCGACGTGAACGGCGTCAAGCTGGACATCACCGCCGACGCGTTCTCCGGCTCCGCCAAGGAGAAGCTCGAAGCGGCCGGTGGCTCCGCCACCACCAACTGA
- a CDS encoding LysE family translocator encodes MWVFFGASVLVALTPGANNLLGLHHGMTHGVRRGLAGLGGRLAAFTLLIAAVAAGLGQLLAASETALTIIKWAGAAYLLYLGVRLLWSTFRGKSSATELPATPMTAWRVTRKEFGVALTNPKAILIFTAFVPQFIDPGRGSFSGQLALLGAGYLLAEFLAGSVYVFAGAAVKTIKLTRRARRNVDRGTGVVLVGLAGVLATSSA; translated from the coding sequence GTGTGGGTCTTCTTCGGCGCGTCCGTGCTCGTCGCTCTTACGCCAGGGGCGAACAACCTGCTCGGCCTCCACCACGGCATGACGCACGGTGTTCGCCGTGGCCTCGCCGGGCTCGGCGGCCGGCTGGCCGCTTTCACCCTGTTGATCGCCGCCGTGGCGGCCGGGCTGGGGCAGCTCCTGGCCGCGTCCGAGACCGCGCTGACGATCATCAAGTGGGCCGGCGCCGCCTACCTGCTCTACCTCGGCGTCCGCCTGCTCTGGTCCACCTTTCGGGGGAAAAGCAGTGCCACCGAGCTGCCCGCGACACCCATGACGGCGTGGCGTGTCACCCGCAAGGAGTTCGGTGTCGCGCTCACCAATCCGAAGGCGATCCTGATCTTCACGGCCTTCGTCCCGCAGTTCATCGACCCAGGTCGCGGGTCGTTTTCGGGGCAGCTCGCGCTGCTCGGCGCGGGCTACCTGCTGGCCGAGTTCCTGGCCGGCTCGGTCTACGTCTTCGCCGGCGCCGCGGTGAAGACGATCAAGCTCACCCGGCGGGCCCGGCGCAACGTCGATCGAGGCACCGGCGTGGTCCTCGTCGGCCTGGCCGGCGTGCTCGCGACGTCCAGCGCTTGA
- the secY gene encoding preprotein translocase subunit SecY yields the protein MLSAFRSALATPDLRKKILFTLAIVAVYRIGATIPAPGISYGAVQACSSQAQQEGVYQLLNLFSGGALLQLSLFSTGIMPYITASIIIQLLTVVIPRFEELKKEGQSGQGKLTQYTRYLTIALAILQATGVVALADRKQLFPDCQSPIIPDNSVYSLAIIVITMTAGTAVMMWLGELITERGVGNGMSVLIFLNIAARIPVEGGNILSNAGGVGLAIVCVFGLVIIASVIFVEQGQRRIPVQYAKRMIGRRMYGGTSTYLPIKVNQAGVIPVIFASSLLYLPDLISRLVGDQNANSGWQVFIKNYIVNQSSWVHIALYFALIIFFTYFYITITFNVDERAEEMKKFGGFIPGIRPGRPTAEYLSFVLGRITLPGSLYLGIIAILPNFFLSLTGSGNNQNFPFGGTAVLIMVGVGLDTVKQIESQLMQRNYEGFLK from the coding sequence GTGCTCAGCGCCTTCCGCTCGGCTCTCGCGACGCCGGATCTACGCAAGAAGATCCTGTTCACGCTAGCCATCGTCGCGGTTTACCGAATCGGTGCGACCATTCCGGCGCCCGGCATCTCGTACGGTGCCGTACAGGCCTGTAGCTCACAGGCGCAGCAGGAGGGCGTCTACCAGCTGCTGAACCTGTTCAGCGGTGGTGCGCTGCTGCAGCTGTCGCTCTTCTCGACCGGCATCATGCCGTACATCACGGCGAGCATCATCATCCAGCTGCTCACCGTGGTCATCCCGCGGTTCGAGGAGCTGAAGAAGGAAGGGCAGTCCGGCCAGGGCAAGCTGACCCAGTACACCCGGTACCTGACGATCGCGCTGGCGATCCTGCAGGCCACCGGTGTGGTCGCGCTCGCGGACCGCAAGCAGCTCTTCCCCGACTGCCAGTCGCCGATCATCCCGGACAACAGCGTCTACTCGCTGGCCATCATCGTCATCACGATGACCGCGGGCACCGCCGTCATGATGTGGCTGGGCGAGCTGATCACCGAGCGCGGCGTCGGCAACGGCATGTCCGTCCTGATCTTCCTGAACATCGCGGCGCGCATCCCGGTCGAGGGCGGCAACATCCTCAGCAACGCCGGTGGCGTCGGCCTGGCGATCGTCTGCGTCTTCGGCCTGGTGATCATCGCCAGCGTCATCTTCGTCGAGCAGGGGCAGCGCCGGATCCCGGTGCAGTACGCCAAGCGCATGATCGGCCGCCGGATGTACGGCGGCACGTCGACCTACCTGCCGATCAAGGTGAACCAGGCCGGCGTCATCCCGGTCATCTTCGCGTCGTCCCTGCTGTACCTGCCGGACCTGATCAGCCGCCTCGTCGGCGACCAGAACGCCAACTCCGGCTGGCAGGTGTTCATCAAGAACTACATCGTGAACCAGTCCAGCTGGGTGCACATCGCGCTGTACTTCGCCCTGATCATCTTCTTCACGTACTTCTACATCACGATCACGTTCAACGTGGACGAGCGTGCGGAAGAGATGAAGAAGTTCGGCGGCTTCATCCCGGGCATCCGCCCGGGCCGCCCGACCGCGGAGTACCTGAGCTTCGTGCTCGGCCGGATCACCCTGCCGGGTTCGCTCTACCTGGGCATCATCGCGATTCTTCCGAACTTCTTCCTGTCGTTGACCGGTAGCGGGAACAACCAGAACTTCCCGTTCGGTGGCACGGCTGTGCTGATCATGGTCGGTGTCGGTCTCGACACCGTCAAGCAGATCGAGAGCCAGCTGATGCAGCGCAACTACGAAGGGTTCTTGAAGTGA
- a CDS encoding adenylate kinase, with amino-acid sequence MTRLVLVGPPGAGKGTQAVALSEQLRVPHISTGDLFRAHVGQETPLGQEAKRYLDSGELVPDSVTNEMVRERLAEPDAKVGFLLDGFPRNTKQAEVLGEILGDADVSLDAVIQLQVPEDVVVGRLMSRGRADDTEEVIRRRQQIYVSDTAPLLEYYADILVTVDGVGSVEEISGRVLKALRDRT; translated from the coding sequence GTGACGCGCCTGGTTCTCGTGGGCCCGCCCGGCGCGGGCAAGGGCACGCAGGCGGTGGCCCTGTCCGAGCAGCTGCGTGTCCCGCACATCTCCACCGGTGACCTGTTCCGCGCGCACGTCGGCCAGGAGACCCCGCTCGGCCAGGAAGCGAAGCGCTACCTGGACTCGGGTGAGCTCGTGCCGGACTCGGTGACCAACGAAATGGTCCGCGAGCGGCTCGCCGAGCCGGACGCCAAGGTCGGCTTCCTGCTCGACGGCTTCCCCCGCAACACCAAGCAGGCCGAGGTCCTCGGCGAGATCCTGGGCGACGCGGACGTCTCGCTCGACGCGGTGATCCAGCTGCAGGTCCCGGAGGACGTCGTCGTCGGGCGGCTCATGTCGCGCGGCCGCGCGGACGACACCGAAGAGGTCATCCGCCGCCGTCAGCAGATCTACGTGTCGGACACCGCGCCGCTGCTGGAGTACTACGCCGACATCCTGGTGACCGTCGACGGTGTCGGCAGTGTCGAAGAGATCTCCGGCCGGGTGCTGAAAGCGCTGCGCGACCGCACGTGA
- the map gene encoding type I methionyl aminopeptidase, producing MIEVKTPDELQAMRAAGLVVARTLASVRAAAKPGVSTAELDELAEQTIRDAGAVPSFKGYHGFPASICASVNEQIVHGIPAKTQVLADGDIISVDCGAILDGWHGDSAVTLAIGQVSDADLALSAATEAAMWAGIEAVRAGGRLTDISYAVQSAAERAARDDGIEYGMIVEYGGHGIGRQMHMDPFLPNVGKPGKGPRLKPGMALAIEPMLTGGGGETRELDDGWTVVTADGSRAAHWEHTVAITEDGPWVLTAPEDA from the coding sequence ATGATCGAAGTCAAGACCCCGGACGAGCTGCAGGCGATGCGGGCCGCGGGCCTCGTGGTCGCCCGCACGCTCGCGTCGGTCCGTGCCGCGGCGAAGCCGGGCGTCAGCACCGCCGAGCTCGACGAGCTGGCCGAGCAGACGATCCGGGACGCCGGCGCGGTGCCGTCGTTCAAGGGCTACCACGGTTTCCCGGCGTCGATCTGCGCGTCGGTGAACGAGCAGATCGTCCACGGCATCCCGGCGAAGACCCAGGTGCTGGCCGACGGCGACATCATCTCCGTCGACTGCGGCGCCATCCTCGACGGCTGGCACGGCGACTCCGCGGTGACGCTGGCCATCGGCCAGGTCTCCGACGCCGACCTGGCGCTGTCCGCGGCGACCGAGGCGGCGATGTGGGCCGGCATCGAGGCGGTCCGCGCCGGCGGCCGGCTCACCGACATCTCCTACGCCGTCCAGTCCGCCGCCGAGCGCGCGGCCCGCGACGACGGCATCGAGTACGGGATGATCGTCGAGTACGGCGGCCACGGCATCGGCCGCCAGATGCACATGGACCCGTTCCTGCCCAACGTCGGCAAGCCCGGCAAGGGCCCGCGGCTGAAGCCCGGCATGGCGCTGGCGATCGAGCCGATGCTGACCGGCGGCGGCGGCGAAACCCGCGAGCTGGACGACGGCTGGACGGTCGTCACGGCCGACGGCTCCCGCGCGGCCCACTGGGAGCACACCGTCGCCATCACCGAAGACGGCCCCTGGGTGCTCACGGCCCCCGAAGACGCCTGA
- the infA gene encoding translation initiation factor IF-1, with amino-acid sequence MAKKDGAIEVEGRVVEPLPNAMFRVELENGHKVLAHISGKMRQHYIRILPEDRVVVELSPYDLSRGRIVYRYK; translated from the coding sequence ATGGCGAAGAAAGACGGGGCCATCGAGGTCGAAGGCCGCGTAGTCGAGCCGCTCCCCAACGCGATGTTCCGCGTCGAGTTGGAGAACGGCCACAAGGTCCTGGCACACATCAGCGGCAAGATGCGGCAGCACTACATCCGCATCCTGCCGGAGGACAGGGTTGTCGTGGAGCTCTCGCCCTACGACCTCTCTCGTGGTCGCATCGTCTACCGCTACAAGTGA
- the rpmJ gene encoding 50S ribosomal protein L36 — protein MKVQPSVKKICDKCKVIRRHGRIMVICENLRHKQRQG, from the coding sequence GTGAAGGTCCAGCCGAGCGTCAAGAAGATCTGCGACAAGTGCAAGGTGATCCGCCGTCACGGCCGGATCATGGTGATCTGCGAGAACCTGCGGCACAAGCAGCGGCAGGGCTGA
- the rpsM gene encoding 30S ribosomal protein S13 has translation MARLAGVDLPREKRLEIALTYIYGIGRTRSKQLIKAAELNADTRVKDLSDDDLAKLRVYIEENFKVEGDLRREVNADIRRKIEIGCYEGLRWRRGLPVRGQRTKTNARTRKGPKKTVAGKKKAGKK, from the coding sequence ATGGCACGACTCGCTGGCGTAGACCTCCCCCGCGAAAAGCGGTTGGAGATCGCGCTTACCTACATCTACGGCATCGGCCGTACCCGCTCGAAGCAGCTCATCAAGGCTGCCGAGCTCAACGCGGACACCCGCGTCAAAGACCTCAGCGATGACGACCTCGCGAAGCTGCGTGTGTACATCGAAGAGAACTTCAAGGTCGAGGGTGACCTTCGCCGTGAGGTGAACGCCGACATCCGTCGGAAGATCGAGATCGGGTGCTACGAGGGCCTTCGCTGGCGCCGCGGACTTCCCGTCCGTGGTCAGCGCACGAAGACCAACGCCCGTACCCGCAAGGGTCCGAAGAAGACGGTCGCCGGCAAGAAGAAGGCTGGCAAGAAGTGA